The nucleotide sequence CGTTGGCGTCCACGCCGCCGGTGAGCACCTTGCCGGAGGACGGCACCACCGTGTTGTAGGCGCGGCCGAGGCGTGTGATCGAGTCGAGCAGGATCACCACGTCGCGGCCGTGCTCGACCAAGCGCTTGGCCTTCTCGATCACCATCTCGGCGACCTGCACATGGCGGGTGGCCGGCTCGTCGAAGGTCGAGGCGATGACCTCGCCCTTCACCGAGCGCTGCATGTCGGTGACCTCCTCGGGACGCTCGTCGATGAGCAGCACGATGAGGTAGCACTCGGGGTGGTTGAGGGTGATCGACTGCGCGATGTTCTGCATCAGCACGGTCTTACCCGTGCGGGGCGGCGCCACGATCAGGGCGCGCTGGCCCTTGCCGATCGGTGCGACGATGTCGATGATGCGGGGGCTGAAGTCCTTCTTGGTCGGGTTCTCCAGCTCCAGCTTGAACCGCCGCGTGGGGAAGAGCGGCGTCAGGTTGTCGAAGTGGACCTTGTGCTTGATCTTCTCAGGCGACTCGAAATTGATCGTGTTGACCTTGAGGAGCGCGAAGTAGCGCTCGCCGTCCTTCGGTCCGCGGATCGGGCCCTCGACGGTGTCGCCGGTGCGCAGGCCGAAGCGGCGGATCTGGGTGGGCGAGATGTAGATGTCGTCCGGGCCCGGCAGGTAGTTCGAGTCGGAGGAGCGCAGGAAGCCGAAGCCGTCCTGCAGCACCTCGACCGTGCCGGAGCCGATGATCTCGATCTCCTTGGCAGCGAGCTGCTTCAGGATGGCGAACATCAGCTCCTGCTTGCGCATGGTCGAGGCGTTCTCGACCTCGACCTCCTCCGCGAAGGCGATGAGGTCGGTCGGCGTCTTGGCCTTGAGGTCCTGGAGCTTGACCTCCTTGACGCCGGCGAGCACCGCCGGGACGGGCGCCTGGGCAGCCGGCTCCTCGGTCTCGGGGGCGTCGGCGAAAGCGTCGGGATGTGCAGTCATGGAGTGTCTTGAACCGACGTGGGACGTGAGGGGGAAGATCGGGGACGTTCGGGATGGAAGATCCGGGCGTGGCAACGCGGAGGTTGATCCGCGCGGGCCTCGGGGTGAGGCACCGGACATCGGGCTCGCGTGTCGCGAGGGGACCCGTGGCATCGGTGAAACGGAGCCGCCTGGGCTCGCGGATGCGGTGCGGCGCTCGGTCTTTTGAGGAGGGCAACTGACGCATACAGCGTTTCCGCCGTCGGCTCAAGTCCCGGACCTGCTGGCTGCGAGCATCCAGAACCCGGAACCGCGGAGCGCGTTGAGCGAGGGTTTCCACCCTCTCGGATGTCCGATGC is from Methylobacterium radiodurans and encodes:
- the rho gene encoding transcription termination factor Rho, whose protein sequence is MTAHPDAFADAPETEEPAAQAPVPAVLAGVKEVKLQDLKAKTPTDLIAFAEEVEVENASTMRKQELMFAILKQLAAKEIEIIGSGTVEVLQDGFGFLRSSDSNYLPGPDDIYISPTQIRRFGLRTGDTVEGPIRGPKDGERYFALLKVNTINFESPEKIKHKVHFDNLTPLFPTRRFKLELENPTKKDFSPRIIDIVAPIGKGQRALIVAPPRTGKTVLMQNIAQSITLNHPECYLIVLLIDERPEEVTDMQRSVKGEVIASTFDEPATRHVQVAEMVIEKAKRLVEHGRDVVILLDSITRLGRAYNTVVPSSGKVLTGGVDANALQRPKRFFGAARNIEEGGSLSIIATALIDTGSRMDEVIFEEFKGTGNSEIILDRKVSDKRIFPAIDITRSGTRKEELLVPPDALKKTYVLRRILNPMGVTDAIEFLLDKLRQTKSNGDFFDSMNT